A single Camarhynchus parvulus chromosome 5, STF_HiC, whole genome shotgun sequence DNA region contains:
- the SLC25A29 gene encoding mitochondrial basic amino acids transporter isoform X2: MALDFLAGCVGGAAGVLVGHPFDTVKVRLQVQNAEKPLYRGTFHCFQSIIKQESAFGLYKGIGSPMMGLTFINALVFGVQGNTLRALGKDTPLNQFIAGSAAGAIQCVICCPMELAKTRMQLQGTGEYKLKTKNYKNSLDCLIKIYQKEGLRGINRGMVSTFIRETPSFGFYFLTYDCMTRYLGCEAEDSYVIPKLLFSGGMSGIVSWLSTYPMDVIKSRLQADGVGGITQYSGILDCIRKSYCEEGWRVFTRGLTSTLLRAFPVNAATFATVTVFLMYMKSEDNLPECEPGSVIPQPSSL; encoded by the exons ATGGCTCTGGATTTCCTGGCGGGATGCGTCGGCG GTGCCGCTGGTGTGCTGGTGGGACACCCCTTTGACACTGTTAAG GTCCGTCTGCAAGttcaaaatgcagagaaaccTCTCTACCGCGGGACTTTCCATTGCTTTCAGTCCATCATAAAGCAAGAATCT GCTTTTGGACTCTATAAAGGTATTGGGTCACCAATGATGGGACTGACATTCATTAATGCACTGGTGTTCGGTGTGCAAGGCAACACCCTTCGTGCTCTGGGCAAAGACACTCCTCTGAACCAGTTCATtgcaggctcagcagcaggggCCATCCAGTGTGTCATCTGCTGCCCCATGGAGCTGGCAAAGACAAGGATGCAGCTTCAAGGAACGGGAGAGTACAAACTGAAAACGAAGAACTACAAAAATTCTCTGGACTGTTTGATCAAAATCTACCAGAAGGAAGGGCTGAGGGGCATCAACAGGGGCATGGTCTCTACCTTCATAAGAGAAACTCCAAGCTTTGGCTTTTACTTCCTCACCTATGACTGCATGACTCGGTACTTGGGCTGTGAGGCTGAGGACAGCTATGTTATTCCcaagctgctgttttctgggGGGATGTCAGGCATTGTGTCCTGGCTCTCCACCTACCCCATGGATGTGATCAAGTCGCGGCTCCAGGCCGACGGCGTCGGGGGCATCACGCAGTACAGCGGCATCCTGGACTGCATCCGCAAGAGCTACTGCGAGGAGGGCTGGAGGGTGTTCACCAGGGGCCTCACCTCCACGCTCCTCCGTGCTTTTCCTGTCAATGCAGCTACCTttgccactgtcactgtgttCCTGATGTACATGAAGTCAGAGGACAACCTTCCCGAATGCGAGCCGGGCTCGGTAATCCCTCAGCCTTCCAGTTTGTGA
- the SLC25A29 gene encoding mitochondrial basic amino acids transporter isoform X1, with the protein MMGLTFINALVFGVQGNTLRALGKDTPLNQFIAGSAAGAIQCVICCPMELAKTRMQLQGTGEYKLKTKNYKNSLDCLIKIYQKEGLRGINRGMVSTFIRETPSFGFYFLTYDCMTRYLGCEAEDSYVIPKLLFSGGMSGIVSWLSTYPMDVIKSRLQADGVGGITQYSGILDCIRKSYCEEGWRVFTRGLTSTLLRAFPVNAATFATVTVFLMYMKSEDNLPECEPGSVIPQPSSL; encoded by the coding sequence ATGATGGGACTGACATTCATTAATGCACTGGTGTTCGGTGTGCAAGGCAACACCCTTCGTGCTCTGGGCAAAGACACTCCTCTGAACCAGTTCATtgcaggctcagcagcaggggCCATCCAGTGTGTCATCTGCTGCCCCATGGAGCTGGCAAAGACAAGGATGCAGCTTCAAGGAACGGGAGAGTACAAACTGAAAACGAAGAACTACAAAAATTCTCTGGACTGTTTGATCAAAATCTACCAGAAGGAAGGGCTGAGGGGCATCAACAGGGGCATGGTCTCTACCTTCATAAGAGAAACTCCAAGCTTTGGCTTTTACTTCCTCACCTATGACTGCATGACTCGGTACTTGGGCTGTGAGGCTGAGGACAGCTATGTTATTCCcaagctgctgttttctgggGGGATGTCAGGCATTGTGTCCTGGCTCTCCACCTACCCCATGGATGTGATCAAGTCGCGGCTCCAGGCCGACGGCGTCGGGGGCATCACGCAGTACAGCGGCATCCTGGACTGCATCCGCAAGAGCTACTGCGAGGAGGGCTGGAGGGTGTTCACCAGGGGCCTCACCTCCACGCTCCTCCGTGCTTTTCCTGTCAATGCAGCTACCTttgccactgtcactgtgttCCTGATGTACATGAAGTCAGAGGACAACCTTCCCGAATGCGAGCCGGGCTCGGTAATCCCTCAGCCTTCCAGTTTGTGA